TTGGCGTTTTGCGGGAGCAAAACGCAGCTTCGTAAGCATTTGCTTGGCGTTTTGCGGGAGCAAAACGCAGCTTCGTAAGCATTTGCTTGGCGTTTTGCGGGAGCAAAACGCAGCTTCGTAAGCATTTGCTTGGCGTTTTGCGGGAGCAAAACGCAGCTTCGTAAGCATTTGCTTGGCGTTTTGCGGAGCAAAACGCAGCTTCGCAAGCTTCCTACTGCCCTATTTCGGACCACCCGAGATCCAAATGACATTATCTTCGTCCTGACCGTTCACCGGCCACCAGTGGAATCCGTCCTCGGCCAACAGCTGGTCGGTCCGCTCCGGACCCCATGATCCCGCAGGGTAAAACTGCAGGCTTGAACTACCATCGCGCCAAGCTTCGGCGATTCTGTCGACAAATGACCACGCCTGCGACACTTCATCCCAGCGGGTAAAATAGGTCGACTCGCCGCGAGCGGCATCATATATAAGGAGCTCATACGCCTCCGGGGTATTCAGGCCGATCTGACAGCTTTGGCAAAATTCCATCGACACGGGCTGTATGACATTATCGACTCCCGGCTTCTTTGCATTAAACTTGATGTAGATGCCTTCCATCGGGTTGACCCGTATGACAAGCAGGTTCGGTGCCAATTCGTTACGTCGGGCAAACAGAACGTTATTCGGGACATTTTTGAACTCAATTACGACCTCGGTTGTTTTTACCGGAAGCCGCTTGCCCGTACGGATATAGAAAGGCACACCAGCCCATCGGAAATTGTCTACAAATACCCGGGCAGCAAAGTAAGTCTCCGTCGCAGAGTTGGGGTTTACCGAGTCCTCCTGGCGATATCCCGTAAGAGGCTTGCCTTTGGCTGTCCCCTCCACATATTGGCCGCGAATGACGTGCTTGTCGATTTCTTCGGCAGCCGAATACGGCCGGAGCGAACGAAGCACTTTTACCTTCTCGTCACGGATATCTTCCGGATGCAGCCTGCTCGGGGGCTCCATAGCGATCATCGCCAGCATTTGCAGCATATGATTCTGCACCATATCACGCAGTGCACCCGACTTATCATAATAACCGCCGCGCTCCTCGACACCGACTGTCTCAGACAAAGTAATTTGTACGTTAGCGATATGACTGTTATTCCAGAGCGGTTCAAAAAACGCGTTCGCGAAACGAAGAACCTCTATATTTTGCACCATTTCTTTGCCTAGGTAGTGATCGATACGGAAAATCTCTTCTTCTTTAAAGACATGACTGAGCTGCTCATTGAGATTACGCGCCGATTGCAAATCGTAGCCGAACGGCTTCTCGATGACAAGCCGGTTCCAGCCTTTCGATTCCAATAAGCCTCCGTCGCGAAGGTTCAATGAAACCGGTCCGAACAATTCAGGCGCAAGCGCTAAATAAAATAGTCGGTTGCCTGGAATATCAAACTTGGCATCCAGTTCTTCCGTAAGGTTGTTCAACTCCTGAAAGCCGTCCAAATTGTTGATATCAAGCGACATATAAACAAAATGCTCAGCGAATTTAGTCCACGTTTCGTCATCGCCCTGTTTGTATCTGCAAAACTCGTTGATGGACTCCTTAACGTCAGCGCGGAACTGATCATTGGTCCGAGGTCTGCGGGCAAGTCCTACCACAGCGAAATCTTCGGCCAATTTTCCTTCTTTATATAAGCTGAAGAGCGCAGGGAAAAGCTTCCGCCGCGCCAAATCGCCTGTCGCGCCAAATAAATAGTAAACCGCACCCGCTGCGGCAATTGATTCGTGTTTGCTCACGTCGGTCATTACCTCATTCTCTCTTATGTATTTTTGTATAGTACAACCGTATTGATCATGTTATGTAGTTTAGCATAACAAGGCGAGAGATGCCATTCATGCGCCCATAAAAAAAACTGATCGAGGCCTGAAGAAAACGTTAATCCGGATCAGTATAATCTCCCGTAATCAATGGAACGCCGATTACAATTTGCCGCCTGCCGCCACCCGTCGCGCGTATCTCAGCCATTTGCAGATTAACGCTGTTGCTGCCGCTTTTGACCGCCGTTTTCAATTCGGGGGTAAAGTACGTTACGCTGTCGGTTTGGCCATCGTTATACACTTCCTGGCGCTTCGCGTGGGCCATATCGGCTATCCGGCTCGCAGCTGCCGCTTTGGCAGGCTCTCCCCTGACGGCGAAGCTGCCGGCAAAGGTGAAATCTGCAGCGGAAACCGCTTGCTGAACATGCGAAGCAGCGGCGGTGATTTCAGTCAGATCGGTTCCATCCTGCGGCTTCATGAGAATTACCGCTTGGACGGGCGTTCCATTGCCTCGCGAGGGCTCTGTACTTTCCTTTGCAGGCTGCTGCTTGGATCCGGCCTGAACATGGATCCACAAGGATATTTTAACCCGGCCGTTTTCCATATCAGCCTCGCCTTGTAACGTCTCATTGTCGGTCTGCTTTAATGCAATGCCGAGCTTATTCGCCAATACCCCGGTATTCACCTGCATACCTTGTCCATCCCACCGGAAGGACCATCGCGATTGCCGCGAACCCCCGACAAGCTCATCCTCACACCAATGCCAAACGGTCGACAGGTCGCTAAGAAGCATGCTCTGAGAAAGCTCTTTGACCGAATTCTCCCGCTTATTCCCCATAGTCCACCAGGCGGCAGTTACTATAATCAGGAGGGCTATCAAAATTCCGCTTCTTCCTGTTCGTTTGGATAACGGTTTTTGCGAAATAGTTTTTGGCGGCAAGATGCTCACTCCCTTAGCCCAAAGCTTCAAATCGAAATAAGAATGGGTAAATATCCATACGCAACCGCCCCTAGGTGAATACACTGTTGCAAGGAATTCAGGGGAGGTGTTAACAACGGATGGAACCTATCTTTCCGCTCCACGAGGAACACATTGAAAAGTTCTGCGGTATGCCGGTTTGTATCGTAACCAAGGAAGGCCAACGCCACGTCGGAATTCTCAGCAGCTGCCGGGGAGGCCGGCTAATGCTCAATGAGAATCAGGGTTATTCAAGCGCCGCATCTGTAGGAACAGCGGGCGGGATAACCCACGTTCAGAGCAAAAGCAAGAAAAAAGGCCGGAAAACCGGGAAAACGGTGCAAACGCTGCAGACGGATAAGGCGGAGACGCAATCGTATGACCCGTATTATCCGTACAATGGGTTTGCGCCTTATAGTCCTTATGCCGAGGCGTTCGCAATCGACTTGGCGCTTATCGCCTTTTTATTTTTGCTTCTATAGACGCTGGTTTATACGGCAGCCGCCGCCGCTGTGAATAAAAGGAGAAGCCCGGGGACCTATCCAAGTCACGATATTGAGGTAGGACTTCGGGCTTTTGCTTTCACCGGCTCGTCCCTTCCTACATAAAGGCAAGAAAGTCGACTTTTCGGTAAATTAATACTAAAATTGAGCTGTCAAAGGTTTAAGTGGAGGTGAGTAGTGATGGCGATGCCAAATCAAATTGACCGGGTTTCCCGTAAAACGCTTTATCCTGTTCAGCGTCTTATTGCCTATGCAAAATATCCGTTCATGGACGAGCGCCGACCTTCCTATTACCGGGGAGGTTCGCTCCCCAAGGCTATAACCTCCAAACTGCCGGACACCGTCGAAAAAGTAATACAATCGGCGGCAGAAAGCGTGTCCGCGTGGCTTATGCAAAGCACCCATCTCCATGAGGCGGCGAACTCCATAGCAGCAGAAAACGCGGCAGCTTCCGAAACGGGCAATATGCCAGGTGCCGCTGAAGAAGGCAAATCGATTGCCAAGCAGCTGCATTCGCTGATTAAACAGGCGAATCAACTAAATCAAACTTTCTTATCCTCTTCCGCCTACTTGAGCCCCGAGTTAAAACATATCATCGATGACGCACTGAAGGCCCCTGCAGCTCAGCGGATCGGGATTACGCGATCGGGAGCCGGTGAATGGAAGCTGGATGGGGACCTTCTCAATGCTGCGTTAGCGGAACAGCCCGACCAAGTGCGCAGCACTTTACGCGGGCCCAGCGGCCTAGCATCTCAAATAGCGCAATTGCTTTCCCGTTTTGAACATCTGCCTACCGCTGCAATTATGAGCCCCTCGGCAAGCGGGTTCCAGTCGTTGCGGACATACGAACCGTCCGGGCAGTCTTATTTGCAGCTCAGAACCAACGGCCTATTCGTTAACTACCGGGTATAAGAAGCTGCATGAAATAAAGCAAACCCGCTTTATGCGCTGGCATGAAGGCGGGTTGTTCATCGTTGAAATTACAATTTATTAATCGGATCATAATTGAATGACATGAACCAGCGATCCTCTTGCCGCTCCTTCCGGTCCCGCCGGAATACGAAGCAGGCCGTCAGCCTCGGGAATCGAGGCCATCATGCTCGATTTGTTAAATGCAAGCGGATCGGCGTACAAGACACCTTCCCGCACATACAGGCGCGTCCGCACAAACCGTTCATGCGGGCTCCCTTTATCGAAATCAGCCGCAAGTTTGGCTGTCACTTCTCTTGGGAGCGATTGCTCCATCGTTACACCCTGCAGCATTAGTATAGCAGGCCTAACGAAAAGCTCAAACCCGACAAAGCAAGCGCCGGGGTTACCGGATAAGGCAAACAACAGTTTGCCGTTCATTACAGCTGCTGACGTCGGGCTGCCCGGACGCATCGCTACTTTATTGAACAAAAGTCTGTCCGGACCGCCGGTTAGGCCATCGGACCGAATTCCGCGTATAATGTCAGCCATAACATCGAAGTCGCCTACTGATACACCGCCGGTTGTTACGACCATATCCGCTTGCTCCAGCGCTGCGGCCAGCGCGCCTACGACGGCATTGGGATCGTCCGGGAGCCGCCCGACGAGCACCGGCGTCCCGCCGCTCTGCTCAACCATCGACGCCACCATGG
This is a stretch of genomic DNA from Paenibacillus sp. sptzw28. It encodes these proteins:
- the zwf gene encoding glucose-6-phosphate dehydrogenase is translated as MTDVSKHESIAAAGAVYYLFGATGDLARRKLFPALFSLYKEGKLAEDFAVVGLARRPRTNDQFRADVKESINEFCRYKQGDDETWTKFAEHFVYMSLDINNLDGFQELNNLTEELDAKFDIPGNRLFYLALAPELFGPVSLNLRDGGLLESKGWNRLVIEKPFGYDLQSARNLNEQLSHVFKEEEIFRIDHYLGKEMVQNIEVLRFANAFFEPLWNNSHIANVQITLSETVGVEERGGYYDKSGALRDMVQNHMLQMLAMIAMEPPSRLHPEDIRDEKVKVLRSLRPYSAAEEIDKHVIRGQYVEGTAKGKPLTGYRQEDSVNPNSATETYFAARVFVDNFRWAGVPFYIRTGKRLPVKTTEVVIEFKNVPNNVLFARRNELAPNLLVIRVNPMEGIYIKFNAKKPGVDNVIQPVSMEFCQSCQIGLNTPEAYELLIYDAARGESTYFTRWDEVSQAWSFVDRIAEAWRDGSSSLQFYPAGSWGPERTDQLLAEDGFHWWPVNGQDEDNVIWISGGPK
- a CDS encoding YwmB family TATA-box binding protein; amino-acid sequence: MPPKTISQKPLSKRTGRSGILIALLIIVTAAWWTMGNKRENSVKELSQSMLLSDLSTVWHWCEDELVGGSRQSRWSFRWDGQGMQVNTGVLANKLGIALKQTDNETLQGEADMENGRVKISLWIHVQAGSKQQPAKESTEPSRGNGTPVQAVILMKPQDGTDLTEITAAASHVQQAVSAADFTFAGSFAVRGEPAKAAAASRIADMAHAKRQEVYNDGQTDSVTYFTPELKTAVKSGSNSVNLQMAEIRATGGGRRQIVIGVPLITGDYTDPD